One window of the Archangium primigenium genome contains the following:
- a CDS encoding arginase family protein, which translates to MSSLLRFATCAEERQARSVLFGANTQGAGFSESARGQSDTPRAVFTADFVRAADNESPSLTEALADGRTLFDAGNLPLEGLPASVQVERTRERFLGAFRQGQRPICVGGDHLIKYAALSAVSAAFEDCGVVYFDAHPDCALDERLFYGSILHHAWRLPHIRPERTSLLALRQVNAAEREGLAHWKPGIIPALDFCVRGLPGVLDALQAQLGGARRLFLSIDLDGLSPHEVPAVEAPYPGGPSLRELLALMHALAGRYELVGMDITEFLPAFDPAKLTALTTARLVKEFSAL; encoded by the coding sequence ATGTCCTCCCTCTTGCGATTCGCCACCTGCGCCGAGGAGCGCCAGGCCCGCTCCGTCCTCTTCGGGGCCAACACCCAGGGCGCGGGCTTCTCCGAGAGCGCCCGGGGTCAGTCGGACACGCCGCGCGCGGTGTTCACCGCGGACTTCGTCCGGGCCGCCGACAACGAATCCCCCTCGCTCACGGAGGCGCTCGCCGATGGGCGCACGCTCTTCGACGCGGGGAACCTGCCGCTCGAGGGTCTTCCGGCGTCGGTCCAGGTGGAGCGTACCCGGGAGCGCTTCCTCGGCGCGTTCCGCCAGGGACAGCGGCCCATCTGCGTGGGGGGCGATCACCTCATCAAGTACGCGGCCCTCTCGGCGGTGAGCGCCGCGTTCGAGGACTGCGGCGTGGTGTACTTCGACGCCCATCCGGACTGCGCCCTGGACGAGCGTCTCTTCTACGGCTCCATCCTCCACCACGCCTGGCGCCTGCCGCACATCCGCCCGGAGCGCACGAGCCTGTTGGCCCTGCGCCAGGTCAACGCGGCCGAGCGCGAGGGCCTCGCCCACTGGAAGCCCGGCATCATCCCCGCCCTGGACTTCTGCGTGCGCGGCCTACCGGGCGTGCTCGATGCGCTCCAGGCGCAGCTCGGGGGCGCGCGCCGGCTCTTCCTGTCCATCGACCTGGATGGGCTCTCGCCCCACGAGGTGCCCGCCGTGGAGGCGCCCTATCCGGGTGGCCCGTCCCTGCGGGAGCTGCTCGCGCTGATGCACGCGCTCGCCGGACGCTACGAACTGGTGGGCATGGACATCACCGAGTTCCTGCCCGCCTTCGATCCGGCGAAGCTCACCGCCCTCACCACCGCCCGGCTGGTGAAGGAGTTCTCCGCCCTATAG
- a CDS encoding Rieske 2Fe-2S domain-containing protein, with product MIVQLEARHWSQVRVGDERYLCLRQGGELIVIQDRCKHRGGPLSLGTWDEASECVTCPWHEIVNTPRDLARLQVPAVRVGSVFHLVVPEP from the coding sequence ATGATCGTCCAGTTGGAGGCCCGTCATTGGAGCCAGGTGCGTGTCGGCGACGAGCGCTACCTGTGCCTGCGTCAGGGCGGGGAGTTGATCGTCATCCAGGACCGCTGCAAGCACCGCGGCGGACCCCTCAGCCTGGGGACGTGGGATGAGGCCTCCGAGTGTGTGACGTGCCCCTGGCATGAGATCGTCAACACGCCCCGGGATCTCGCGCGGCTCCAGGTGCCCGCGGTCCGCGTGGGCTCGGTGTTCCACCTCGTCGTGCCGGAGCCCTGA
- a CDS encoding B3/4 domain-containing protein codes for MTQRFPELRISFVTIQGMDNTGESEALAAELRAAEADFRTRVPDEDKLGEDSRIRAWREAYQAFKVNPKKFKPSAEALLRRVVKGSQVPWISKAVNAYLLAELSYLLPVGGYDLRGVQGDVVLRLSPGNEPFKAIGAGEEERTDAGEVVYADDAKVLTRRWNFRDCDAAKVEAASRDIALFVEAPSALVRTEDLVGLTELIGQKIQQYCGGTIRTGLLDPKQATSIALPL; via the coding sequence ATGACGCAACGCTTCCCGGAGCTGCGGATCAGCTTCGTGACGATCCAGGGCATGGACAACACGGGCGAGAGCGAGGCTTTGGCCGCGGAGCTGCGCGCGGCCGAGGCGGACTTCCGCACCCGGGTGCCGGACGAGGACAAACTGGGAGAGGACAGCCGCATCCGCGCGTGGCGCGAGGCCTACCAGGCATTCAAGGTCAACCCGAAGAAGTTCAAGCCCAGCGCCGAGGCGCTGCTGCGCCGCGTCGTGAAGGGCTCGCAGGTGCCGTGGATCAGCAAGGCCGTCAATGCCTACCTCCTGGCGGAGCTGTCCTACCTGCTGCCGGTGGGAGGCTATGACCTCCGGGGCGTCCAGGGGGACGTGGTGCTGCGGCTGTCGCCGGGCAACGAGCCGTTCAAGGCCATTGGCGCGGGCGAGGAGGAGCGCACCGACGCGGGTGAGGTGGTGTACGCGGACGACGCCAAGGTGCTCACGCGCCGGTGGAACTTCCGCGACTGCGACGCGGCCAAGGTGGAAGCGGCCTCGCGTGACATCGCCCTGTTCGTGGAGGCGCCCTCGGCCCTGGTGCGCACCGAGGACCTGGTGGGCCTCACCGAGCTCATCGGCCAGAAGATCCAGCAGTACTGCGGCGGCACCATCCGCACCGGGCTGCTCGATCCCAAGCAGGCCACGAGCATCGCCCTGCCCCTATAG
- a CDS encoding iron-containing redox enzyme family protein, with product MFDTRQLVAAETLAPFWKGLQSSAPYRPAADWLISSPYHRPTDLSGLSIEALAEPVRLETLFTQRSLLLNRLLFNVYEQNNLYLPTERFSEEDTRAFHGFYEPGFVAANAVMRPALESTCFDFLSRELSVQGPWTVETLEAYCTERLRAYEASPSETCRRVQASACPKEAARLFLLQVAPDFISEASQMARALPGNFGPVHSELMKIFIDEFGYGVHPKKHSTLFEKTLESVGLSSRVHTYYYWYLPSSLVMTSYFHWITSHKPRWFEYVGALYWIEAVVPHFNRQYSKLLKAVFGRDGVDTLYFDEHVGIDIHHRRMAFDKLIRPMVQLYGESVIPAMVRGIEASRLLGDVAERDFLAQMDFCDALHSGQATPASPGDLSRAEERPRGYFLEPQVCDRDTVLAVAQGEVEVDGGYLRPRVLKAGEALQVPAGRMVGARVVGEGARLFLGAAPPAVRG from the coding sequence ATGTTCGACACGCGCCAGCTGGTCGCAGCGGAGACGCTCGCTCCTTTCTGGAAGGGTCTGCAGTCCTCCGCGCCGTACCGGCCCGCGGCGGACTGGCTGATCTCCAGTCCCTATCACCGGCCCACGGACCTGTCGGGGCTGTCCATCGAGGCCCTGGCCGAGCCCGTGCGGCTCGAGACGCTCTTCACCCAGCGCTCGCTCCTGCTCAACCGGCTGCTCTTCAACGTCTACGAGCAGAACAACCTCTACCTGCCGACGGAGCGCTTCTCCGAGGAGGACACGCGCGCCTTCCACGGCTTCTACGAGCCGGGCTTCGTGGCGGCCAACGCCGTGATGCGGCCCGCGCTGGAAAGCACCTGCTTCGACTTCCTGTCGCGGGAGCTCTCCGTGCAGGGGCCGTGGACGGTGGAGACGCTGGAGGCGTATTGCACCGAGCGGCTGCGGGCCTACGAGGCCAGCCCGAGCGAGACGTGCCGCCGGGTCCAAGCGTCCGCCTGCCCGAAGGAGGCGGCGCGCCTGTTCCTCCTGCAGGTGGCGCCCGACTTCATCTCCGAGGCCTCGCAGATGGCGCGCGCGCTGCCCGGCAACTTCGGCCCGGTGCACTCGGAGTTGATGAAGATCTTCATCGACGAGTTCGGCTACGGGGTGCACCCCAAGAAGCACTCGACGCTCTTCGAGAAGACGCTCGAGTCGGTGGGTCTGAGCAGCCGCGTCCACACGTACTACTACTGGTACCTGCCCAGCTCGCTCGTGATGACGAGCTACTTCCACTGGATCACCAGCCACAAGCCGCGCTGGTTCGAGTACGTGGGCGCGCTCTACTGGATCGAGGCGGTGGTGCCGCACTTCAACCGCCAGTACAGCAAGCTGCTCAAGGCGGTGTTCGGTCGGGACGGCGTGGACACGCTGTACTTCGACGAGCACGTGGGGATCGACATCCACCACCGGCGCATGGCGTTCGACAAGCTCATCCGGCCCATGGTCCAGCTCTATGGCGAGTCCGTCATCCCCGCCATGGTGCGGGGCATCGAGGCGAGCCGGCTCCTGGGCGACGTGGCCGAGCGCGACTTCCTGGCCCAGATGGACTTCTGCGATGCCCTGCACTCGGGGCAGGCCACGCCCGCGAGTCCCGGGGACCTGTCGCGCGCCGAGGAGCGCCCGCGCGGCTATTTCCTCGAGCCGCAGGTGTGTGACCGCGACACGGTGCTGGCCGTGGCCCAGGGCGAGGTGGAGGTGGACGGCGGCTATCTGCGGCCGCGCGTGCTCAAGGCGGGCGAGGCCCTCCAGGTGCCCGCCGGGCGCATGGTGGGGGCCCGGGTGGTGGGGGAGGGGGCGCGCTTGTTCCTGGGGGCGGCGCCCCCGGCGGTGCGGGGATGA
- a CDS encoding fatty acid desaturase family protein encodes MKTQAQEIPLPGQASKPPGLRVDDVRALRAFMTSGGRGARFQALHRPDARRVGLNLLETWALILGAWALCFHGSLYWTPVALLLMGSRQRALGNLLHDASHGNMLEGRALNARVCMALCALPMFEDYERYRLQHLRHHASLGQPGQDPDYLELPPPTPGQPAPGAWAVFTRFFFDARMWRASMLATLPQVGVARRLQVLGWWLGFLGLLSLAAGPHGAAVFALLWLGARASVYHAVKVFAEISDHVGLVPGTTVGYTRNLPSNWLSFFMHPHHDNYHLTHHLFPRIPLAHLPQVHRMLMAVDLYTQASHCDSYFLGEDSVVRSWIHPKPEPVRIRAVSP; translated from the coding sequence TTGAAGACACAGGCACAGGAGATTCCGCTCCCGGGCCAAGCCTCCAAGCCCCCCGGGCTGCGGGTCGATGACGTGCGGGCCCTGCGGGCCTTCATGACGAGCGGAGGGCGCGGCGCGCGATTCCAGGCATTGCATCGGCCGGATGCGCGGCGTGTGGGATTGAATCTGCTGGAGACCTGGGCGCTCATCCTCGGGGCGTGGGCGCTGTGTTTCCACGGCTCGCTGTATTGGACGCCGGTGGCGCTGCTGCTCATGGGCTCGCGGCAACGGGCCCTGGGCAATCTCCTGCACGATGCGTCACACGGCAACATGCTCGAGGGTCGCGCGCTGAACGCGCGGGTGTGCATGGCGTTGTGCGCGTTGCCGATGTTCGAGGACTACGAGCGCTACCGGCTCCAGCACCTGCGGCACCACGCGTCCCTGGGGCAGCCGGGACAGGATCCCGACTACCTGGAGCTGCCGCCCCCGACCCCTGGCCAACCCGCACCGGGCGCCTGGGCGGTGTTCACCCGGTTCTTCTTCGACGCGCGCATGTGGCGCGCCTCGATGCTGGCCACGCTGCCGCAGGTGGGCGTCGCCCGGCGGCTGCAAGTGCTTGGCTGGTGGCTGGGCTTCCTGGGGCTGCTGTCCCTGGCGGCGGGGCCCCACGGCGCGGCGGTCTTCGCGCTGCTGTGGCTCGGCGCCCGGGCGAGCGTGTACCACGCGGTCAAGGTCTTCGCGGAGATCTCGGACCATGTGGGCCTCGTGCCGGGAACGACCGTTGGCTATACTCGCAACCTGCCGAGCAATTGGCTGTCCTTCTTCATGCATCCGCATCACGACAACTACCACCTCACCCATCACCTGTTTCCGCGCATTCCCCTGGCGCATCTGCCCCAGGTGCACCGGATGCTGATGGCGGTGGACCTCTATACCCAGGCCTCGCACTGCGACAGCTACTTCCTGGGGGAGGACTCGGTGGTGCGCAGTTGGATCCACCCCAAGCCGGAGCCGGTTCGCATCCGCGCCGTGTCTCCCTGA